A DNA window from Theobroma cacao cultivar B97-61/B2 chromosome 5, Criollo_cocoa_genome_V2, whole genome shotgun sequence contains the following coding sequences:
- the LOC18600485 gene encoding 50S ribosomal protein L18, protein MCLSVGLTFAHDEFKTACVLTRKGRPTTIVPQLPNRTPETAPPPNPEMVIPPPVRPPRITKFLKPYVLKMHFTNKYVSAQVIHSPTATVASSASSQEKALRASMESTRDVAAAAKIGKLLGERLLLKEIPAVSVFLKREQKYHGKVKAVIDSLKEAGVKLL, encoded by the exons ATGTGTCTGTCAGTAGGACTCACTTTTGCCCACGATGAGTTCAAAACGGCTTGCGTTTTGACGAGAAAAGGGAGACCAACAACCATTGTTCCTCAGCTCCCGAACCGAACCCCAGAGACTGCACCACCGCCAAATCCAG AGATGGTTATCCCTCCACCTGTTAGGCCGCCAAGAATTACGAAATTTCTAAAGCCGTATGTCCTGAAGATGCATTTCACAAACAAGTATGTAAGTGCCCAAGTAATCCATTCTCCAACTGCAACCGTAGCTTCTTCGGCAAGCTCACAGGAGAAGGCCCTCAGGGCAAGCATGGAATCTACTCGGGATGTGGCAGCTGCTGCCAAGATTGGGAAGCTACTTGGGGAACGGTTACTGCTCAAAGAGATACCCGCTGTTTCTGTTTTCTTGAAGCGAGAACAGAAGTATCATGGTAAGGTGAAGGCTGTCATCGATTCTCTCAAGGAAGCAGGTGTCAAATTGCTttaa
- the LOC18600486 gene encoding dormancy-associated protein homolog 3 isoform X2, with translation MGLLDQLWDDTVAGPRPDNGLGKLRKHSTFTFRPSSAKESDGGSVRSYGDETSEEATRVTRSIMIVKPPGYQNGSPPVSPAGSTPPVSPFSENRSDFGESPHRTHTRRPARLDQGALILLTTCEI, from the exons ATGGGGCTACTGGACCAGTTGTGGGACGACACCGTTGCGGGTCCCCGACCCGATAACGGCCTCGGCAAGCTCCGAAAGCACTCCACTTTTACTTTCCGGCCTAGCTCCGCCAAGG AATCTGATGGTGGGAGTGTGAGATCGTACGGTGATGAAACGTCGGAGGAAGCTACCAGAGTGACACGTAGTATTATGATAGTAAAACCGCCGGGTTATCAGAACGGATCGCCTCCGGTTTCGCCAGCCGGGTCTACTCCTCCGGTATCTCCTTTTTCCG AGAATCGTTCCGATTTCGGAGAAAGTCCACATCGGACGCATACGAGAAGGCCAGCGAGGTTGGACCAAGGAGCCCTCATCCTCCTTACGACGTGTGAGATATGA
- the LOC18600486 gene encoding dormancy-associated protein homolog 3 isoform X1 gives MGLLDQLWDDTVAGPRPDNGLGKLRKHSTFTFRPSSAKESDGGSVRSYGDETSEEATRVTRSIMIVKPPGYQNGSPPVSPAGSTPPVSPFSGGRESFRFRRKSTSDAYEKASEVGPRSPHPPYDV, from the exons ATGGGGCTACTGGACCAGTTGTGGGACGACACCGTTGCGGGTCCCCGACCCGATAACGGCCTCGGCAAGCTCCGAAAGCACTCCACTTTTACTTTCCGGCCTAGCTCCGCCAAGG AATCTGATGGTGGGAGTGTGAGATCGTACGGTGATGAAACGTCGGAGGAAGCTACCAGAGTGACACGTAGTATTATGATAGTAAAACCGCCGGGTTATCAGAACGGATCGCCTCCGGTTTCGCCAGCCGGGTCTACTCCTCCGGTATCTCCTTTTTCCG GAGGCAGAGAATCGTTCCGATTTCGGAGAAAGTCCACATCGGACGCATACGAGAAGGCCAGCGAGGTTGGACCAAGGAGCCCTCATCCTCCTTACGACGTGTGA
- the LOC18600488 gene encoding uncharacterized protein LOC18600488: MIQSSKIREEGKAMKDMELGFLIFLLLFNLLLPFSSGHTDGVCVSQGGRFPPFSFEGKPPKRVGKGHKDLTLCRVFRKMTCCDAAQTHPALLSIRKLALTGEASPECLQLWELLECSICDPRVGVRPGPPLICTSFCDRVLQACSNAYFSMDAKTQVLAPCGVNDFVCGRASEWTSNGTELCRAAGFAVKQSDVVHGGVEETSCYGGKASLDSIADSWGASQSEKPHKTGNFGLLEDFQQWLHDMPSSERVSWAVGGMVLTAGLLFISKRKSHSQRQKLAAIQRTARRLDGKMNQTSPSTQGNRKGSRR; this comes from the exons ATGATTCAGAGCTCAAAAATACGGGAAGAAGGAAAAGCAATGAAGGATATGGAACTCGGGTTTCTAatatttcttctccttttcaaCCTGCTGCTCCCCTTTTCGTCTG GACATACTGATGGTGTGTGCGTGTCTCAAGGTGGTCGTTTTCCACCCTTCTCCTTTGAAGGGAAACCTCCAAAAAGGGTCGGAAAGGGACACAAAGATTTGACACTTTGTAGGGTGTTTCGGAAAATGACTTGCTGTGATGCTGCCCAGACACATCCTGCTTTGCTTTCTATTAGGAAACTGGCTTTAACAGGAGAAGCGAGCCCAGAATGCTTGCAATTGTGGGAATTGTTGGAATGTTCCATCTGTGATCCACGTGTCGGTGTTCGGCCTGGACCCCCACTTATATGTACCTCCTTCTGTGACAGAGTATTGCAGGCTTGCTCTAATGCTTACTTCTCGATGGATGCGAAGACACAG GTTCTAGCACCATGTGGAGTAAATGACTTTGTTTGTGGTAGAGCTTCTGAATGGACATCAAACGGCACAGAACTATGTCGTGCTGCAGGTTTTGCTGTTAAACAGTCTGATGTAGTGCATGGTGGTGTTGAAGAAACATCTTGTTATGGTGGTAAAGCCAGTCTTGATTCAATTGCTGATTCATGGGGAGCTTCACAATCTGAGAAGCCCCACAAAACTGGGAACTTTGGGCTCTTAGAAGATTTCCAGCAGTGGCTGCATGATATGCCATCTAGTGAAAGAGTTTCTTGGGCAGTGGGAGGCATGGTTCTTACGGCAGGCCTACTGTTTATAAG CAAAAGAAAGAGCCATAGTCAACGCCAAAAGCTTGCAGCTATTCAACGGACTGCAAGGAGACTAGATGGCAAGATGAACCAGACGTCCCCTTCTACTCAGGGAAATAGGAAAGGAAGTCGAAGATGA
- the LOC18600490 gene encoding serine/threonine-protein phosphatase PP1, with the protein MMMMTMEGMMDKGVLDDIIRRLLEGRGGKQVQLSEGEIRQLCVNARQVFLSQPNLLQIRAPIRICGDIHGQYQDLLRLFEYGGYPPSANYLFLGDYVDRGKQSLETICLLLAYKIRYPDRIYLLRGNHEDAKINRIYGFYDECKRRFNVRLWKIFTDCFNSLPVAALIDDKILCMHGGLSPELENLDQIKEIQRPTEVPDNGLLCDLLWSDPDPKVEGWADSDRGVSCTFGADIVTEFLDKNDLDLICRGHQVVEDGYEFFAKRRLVTIFSAPNYGGEFDNAGALLSVDEALVCSFEILKPADNKASPSSSNKLPLKKPPKIGKI; encoded by the exons atgatgatgatgacgaTGGAAGGAATGATGGATAAGGGAGTATTGGATGATATAATAAGAAGGTTGTTGGAAGGTAGAGGAGGCAAGCAGGTGCAGCTTTCTGAAGGAGAGATCCGTCAGCTTTGTGTTAATGCTCGTCAAGTCTTCCTTTCACAGCCTAATCTGCTTCAGATTCGTGCTCCAATCAGAATCTGTG GTGATATACATGGACAATACCAAGATCTTCTGAGGCTCTTTGAATATGGTGGCTACCCTCCTTCTGCAAACTACCTGTTCCTGGGGGATTATGTAGATCGAGGCAAGCAAAGTTTGGAGACAATATGTTTGCTTTTGGCCTATAAAATCAGATATCCTGACAGAATTTACCTCTTAAGGGGAAACCATGAAGATGCAAAGATCAACCGGATTTACGGGTTTTATGATGAGTGTAAAAGGAGATTTAACGTTAGGCTTTGGAAAATATTCACAGACTGCTTTAATAGTTTGCCGGTGGCTGCACTTATTGATGACAAGATACTTTGTATGCATGGAGGATTGTCCCCGGAGTTGGAAAATTTGGATCAAATAAAGGAAATTCAAAGGCCAACAGAAGTTCCTGATAATGGTCTTCTCTGCGATCTACTTTGGTCTGATCCTGACCCCAAGGTTGAGGGCTGGGCAGATAGTGATCGAGGAGTTTCATGTACTTTTGGAGCTGATATAGTTACTGAATTTTTGGATAAGAATGACCTTGATCTCATTTGCCGAGGTCATCAG GTTGTGGAGGATGGCTATGAGTTTTTCGCGAAACGAAGATTGGTAACAATATTTTCAGCTCCAAACTATGGCGGGGAGTTTGACAATGCTGGTGCTCTGTTGAGTGTCGATGAAGCTCTTGTGTGCTCCTTTGAGATATTGAAACCAGCTGATAATAAAGCATCACCAAGCAGTTCCAACAAATTGCCCCTGAAGAAG CCCCCAAAGATTGGGAAGATTTGA